The Penaeus chinensis breed Huanghai No. 1 chromosome 16, ASM1920278v2, whole genome shotgun sequence genome window below encodes:
- the LOC125033650 gene encoding cuticle protein CP575-like: MKVTLLVLLGLAALAAARPDEILDFEGDDAEHDQEGEPGKAVTGEYMWESPEGIEFVVKYIADDKGFRVLESNAVPSAGGVRADGEQADLEGDEDDDDK, encoded by the exons ctcctcgtcctccttggcctggccgccctcgccgccgcccgcCCCGATGAGATCCTTGACTTCGAGGGCGACGACGCCGAGCACGACCAGGAGGGCGAGCCAGGCAAGGCCGTCACTGGCGAATACAT GTGGGAGAGCCCCGAGGGCATCGAGTTCGTGGTGAAGTACATCGCCGACGACAAGGGCTTCCGCGTCCTCGAGTCCAACGCCGTGCCCTCCGCCGGCGGCGTCCGCGCTGACGGCGAGCAGGCCGACCTCGAGGgggacgaagacgacgacgacaaatag